AACTCCTCGTAGATCGGCTTCGCGTGGTGGAAGTCGCTCTGGGAGGCGGGCACCTCGTCGTGTCGCACGCCGTCCACGTCGTAGGCGACGCAGACCGGGATGCGCTCGATGCCGGTGAGGGTGTCCAGCTTGGTCAGCACGAAATCGGTGACGCCGTTGACGCGCGCGGTGTACCGGGCGATCGGGGCGTCGTACCAGCCGGTGCGGCGCGGCCGGCCGGTGGTGGTGCCGAACTCGAAGCCGCGCTCGCGCAGGAACTCGCCCCACTCGTCGAACAGCTCGGTCGGGAACGGGCCCGACCCAACGCGCGTGGTGTAGGCCTTGACGATGCCGATCACGCGGTCGATGCGGTTCGGGCCGATTCCGGAGCCGGTCGCAGCGCCGCCAGACGTGGAGCTGGAGGAGGTGACAAACGGGTACGTGCCGTGGTCGACATCCAGCATGGTGGCCTGGCCGCCCTCGAACAGCACGTACTTGCCGTCCTCCAAGGCCTGGTGCAGCAGCAGCGAGGAGTCGACCACCATCGGGCGCAGGCGCTCGGCGTAGCTCAGCAGATCGTCAACGATCTCGTCCAAGCCGATGGCGCGGCGGTTGTAGACCTTCACGAGCAGGTGGTTCTTCTGGTCGAGCGCCCCCTCGACCTTCTGGCGCAGAATGTTCTCGTCGAAGAGGTCCTGGATGCGGATGCCGACGCGGTTGATCTTGTCCGCGTAGGTCGGTCCGATGCCGCGGCCCGTCGTGCCGATCTGGCGCTTGCCGAGGAAGCGTTCGGTCACCTTGTCGATCGTGCGGTGATAGTGCGTGATGACGTGCGCGTTGGAGCTGATCTTGAGGCGGGAGACGTCCACGCCGCGGGCGATGAGGCCGTCCAGCTCCTGGAAGAGCACGTCGAGGTCGACCACGACGCCGTTCGCGATGACCGGGGTGACGCCCCCAGTGAGAATGCCCGACGGCAGCAGGTGCAGCGCGTACTTCTCGTCGCCGACGACCACCGTGTGCCCGGCGTTGTTGCCGCCGTTGAACTTGACCACGTAGTCGATGCGGCTGCCGAGGAGGTCGGTGGCTTTCCCTTTGCCTTCGTCGCCCCACTGGGCGCCGATGATCACGATCGCGGGCACTGTTCGTATCCTCTCGGTGGACGGGCGCGCCGCCGCCGGGGCGCGCGGTCGTCACACCCGATCCTATCGCGGGCGGCCGCTGGGCCGTCCCGCGCCGGGCCCGGTGGAGGCGGGCGGCGCGCCGGTGCGGGGAAACCGGCGGCGGGAAGCGGGCTGGGCGGCGTTCGCCGGCCGGGAGTCCCCGGAGAGGACAGCCCGGGGAGAATCTGCACAGCATTGTGCAATATGCTTACGATAGCGCCATGCCGCCCCCCACCCGCACCCCTCGGCGCGACGCCACTGCGAACCGGGAGGCGATCCTCGTGGCCGCAGCGGCGGCGTTCAACGAGGACATCGACGCTTCCCTCGAGACGGTGGCCGCGCACGCCGGGCTCAGCCGTCGCGCTATCTACGGGCACTTCGCCACCCGCGACGAGCTGCTGACCGCGGTGTTCACCCGGGGCGCCGCCAGCCTCGCCGCCCTGCTCGTCCCGGTGTCGCATCCGGATCCCCGGGTCGAGATCGCCCTGTACGGCGCGACGCTCTGGGCCGGGGTCGAGCACATCCGGGTCAGCGCGGCGCTGGCCGTCCGCGGTCCGCACCGGGCCACGGTGGTCGCAGCGCTCGACCCGGCGCGCGAGCGGCTGCGCACGACGGTGCGGCGCGGGATGGCCACGGGCGCAATCCGCGCCGACCTCGATCGCGAGACCATCACCCGGCTGATCGAGAACGCCGCCGTCTCCGTGCTGGACGAGGCCACGCGCACCGGGCTCTCCGATGCCGACGGGCACCGGCTGGTCATGCTGGCCGGACTGTCCGCGGCCGGAGTGGGATGGCAGGCGGCCGGAACGCTGATCGACGAGACCCCCGAGCTGGCCTTCGGGGCTTTGGCCGCCGAGGGGGCGAACAACCGATGAGGGTCGTGCTCGACAGCGTCTCCAAGGGCGCGCGCAACGCGGCCCTCCCGCCCACCTCCCTCACCTTCCAGACCGGCCAGGCCACGCTCGCCCGGGCCGAGACCGAGCAGCGGCCGGCCGTCCTCGGCCTGATCGCCTCCGGGCGGATGCGGCCCGACGCCGGAACGGTCACGATCGACGGGGCGACCGACGCCGCCGCTCTGCGCCGCAGGGTCGCCCTCATCGACGCGACCGACGTGTGCGAGCCGGCCCCGGATGTCACCGTCGCCGGGATCGCGGCGGAGGAGCTCATGTTCGCCGGGCGACCGTCCTCCCCCCTCGCCGTCAACCGGCGACTGGCCGAGCTGGGCGCCTCGGAGTTCGCGCGCTACGCCATCGGGACCGTGCCGCCGACCGCCCGCATCCGGCTGCTCGCCGAGCTGGCGCTGATGCGGAAGAGCGTGGAGGGGCTCGTCATTGTATCCCCCGACCGGCACGGCGGCGACCCGGTCGAGTGGTGGCGGTTCGCCCGCGAGCTCGCCGGACGCAGCATCGCGGTGCTCATCGTCGCGGGCGACGCCTCCGCCGCCGCCATCGCGGCGGAGTCCCTGGTCTCCCGCCTGGACGAGATCGGAGGCCCCCGAACCTTCGACGAAGACCCCGGCCGCGACGACACCGACGCTCTCCCCGATGTGGTCATGACCGAACCCGAACAGGCCGAGGAGCGCGCGTGAAGATCCCGCAGATGATCGCGGCGGAGTTCCGCCGGCTGACCGCCAGCCCGATGGCCATCGTCGCGCTCATCGCACTGATGTGCGTCCCCGTGTTGTACGGGGGCCTGTACTTGTGGGCCAACCAGGACCCGTACGCCCATCTCAACCGGATACCGGCGGCCATTGTCGTGGACGACACCGGCACGACCACCGACGGCAAGAGCGTCAACTACGGCGACCAGGTGGCCGACCAGCTCATCGAGGACGGCGCGTTCCAGTGGCACCGCGTCGCCTCCGGTTCCGCGGCCGCGGGCGTGGACAACTCGAAATACGACTTCAGCGTCACCTTCCCGGCGGGCTTCTCCGAAGCCCTCGCTTCGGCCTCCGGTTCGGGCCCGCACCGCGCGGTGGTCACCCTCACGACAAACGACGCGAACAGCTATCTCGCCTCGACCATCGGCGCCCAGGCCGGAGAGAAGATCCGCACCTCCATCGTCAAGCGGGTGAACGAGGAGGCAGCGCAGCTATTCCTTCTGGGCCTCGCCGATATCCGGTCGAGCCTGGTCACAGCCGCGGACGGCGCGCAGCAGCTGGCCGAGGGCAGCGCCGCCGCGCGATCGGGAGCGGGCGAACTCGCCGACGGGACGGCGCAGGTCGCGACGGGCTCGCACACACTGGCAGAAAGACTGGGCGAACTCACCTCGGGAGCGCAACAGGTCTCCACCGGCGCCGCCCAGGTCGCCGCGGGGAGCAACCAGCTCGCCGCGAAGGCGGCGCAGGCCAGCCGGGCCGCCGCGCAGCTGGCGGCGGACGCCCCCGCCGCCGGACAGCAGCTCATCCAGAAGCTGCAGGACGACGGAGCCGACCCCGCGGTCATCGCCCAGGTTCAGGCCGCCCTCAGCGACATCGACGGCAAGGTGCAGTCGGGCAACGCCCAGATCCAGGAGGCTGTCGGCCCGGTGGGCCAGCTCGCCGACGGCGCCAGCCACGTCGCGTCCGGGGCGGCCGAGGTCGCCGCTGGATCGGCTCAGGCGCAGTCCGGCGCGGCGCAGCTCGCTCTCGGCGCGAACGCCGCAGCCTCGGGCGCCGCCCAGCTCCAGGACGGTCTGACCACCCTGTACGACGGCGCGGCGCACTTGCACGACGGTCTCTCCAGCGGCGTCAGCCAGATCCCGGACGCCTCCCCGGACCTGCAGAAGAAGCAGGCGTCCACCATCGCCGACCCGGTGAACCTGAAGAACGAGTCGATCACCTCCGCCGGAACCTACGGCGCGGGCCTCGCGCCGTTCTTCGTCGCCCTCGCCGGCTGGATCGGCATCTACGCGCTGTTCCTGATCATCAAGCCGGTCTCCCGCCGAGCCATCACCGCACTGCACTCGCCCGTCAAGATAGCCCTCGCCGGCTGGCTGACCCCGGGCCTGCTCGGGGCGGTGCAGATGGTCGGACTGTTCGCGATCGTGTCGGGGGCCCTTGGCTTCGGCATCCAGAACCCGCTCGGGATGTACGGGCTGATGGCCCTCGCCTCCGTCACCTTCGCCGCGATCATCCTCGCGCTGAACGTGTGGCTCGGAAGCGTGGGGCAGTTCCTCGGGCTCGTGCTGATGGTGCTGCAGCTGGTGACGGCGGGCGGGACCTTCCCCTGGCAGACGCTGCCCCGTCCGCTCGCCGCACTGCACCACGTGCTGCCGATGTCGTATGCCGTGGACGGGATCCGTCAGCTGATGTACGGCGGCAACCCGGCGACGGCGTGGGCGGATGCGGGCGTGCTGGCGCTGTGGCTGCTCGTCGCGCTGCTGCTGGCGGCGATCGGGGTGACCCGGATGACGCACTTCCGCACCCTGCGCGATCTGCGGCCCTCGCTGATCGGCTGAGGCGAGGCCGGCGCTGTGTGTCGGCGGCCCAGGCTACACTCGCCTCGTGGCTGCACGCTTACGCATTCTGCACCTCAGCGACACGCACCTGTGCGGCGACGGCCGGCTGCACTACGGGATGGTCGACACGCTCGCCGCCCTCGACCGGGTGCTGGCGCACGCCTCGTCGCTGGACGCTGTGGATATGGTGGCCGCCTCCGGGGATCTCTCCGACGACGGCAGCCCCGCGTCGTACCGGCTGCTGCAGGAGCGGCTCGAACCGTGGGCGGCCGAACGCGGGGCGGTGGTCGCGTACGCGATGGGGAACCACGATCTGCCGGACGCCTTCGAGTCCGTGCTCGGGCCGCGCGAGCGCGCACTCGACGCGAACGGCTTCCGCATCCTCACCGTCGACACCACCGTGCCCTGCGCCGGCTACGGGCGCGTGGACACCGCCCAGCTGGACCGTCTCAGCGAAGCCCTCGCGGAGCCGTCCGAGCACGGGACGGCAATCGTCCTGCACCACCCGCCCGCGCCGCCGACGACCAGGCTCTTCGACACGCTCCGCCTGGTCGACCCCGAGCCGCTGCTCGAGGTGTGCTCAGCCGGAGACGTCCGGCTGATCCTCGCCGGCCACTACCACCACGCGCTCGTGACCGCGGGCGGCGCGCGGCATCCCGATCGTCGTGGCGCCGGCCGTCGCGAACACGACGGACATCCTGTGGCCGCCGCCCGGGGAGCGGGCGGTGCGGAGGTCCGCCTTCGCGCTGGTCGACCTCCCCGCGAACGGACACGCCGGGCGCATGTCGTCGCTGTCCCGGCCGAGGGCGACGGTGAGACCGTCTACGCCCTCGACGCGCAAGCGGTGGCCGGGATCGCCGCCGCCGCGGGCTGGCGGGGCGAAGGCTGATGCGGTTCACTCCCCTTGTGAGGTCTTGTGGCGTCTTGTGGCGACCGGCTGGGCGGCCGAAGCCGACGGTGTGACAGAGCGACCGCTGACCTGACCTGACCGCTTACGCGAATGGGACGTGCTGCACGACCCACGCGTGCATCGCGACAGCGGCCGCCGCTGACGCATTGATCGACCGGGTGGAGCCGAACTGGCTGATCTCCACCACCGTGTCCGCAGCCGCGATCGCCGGCTCGGAGAGCCCCGGGCCCTCCTGCCCGAACAGCAGCACGCACTCCCGCGGCAGCCCCGTCGTCTCGATCCGGACCGAACCGGGAACATTGTCCACCGCCACGATCGGGAGGCCATCCGCGCGCGCCCAGGCGACGAAGGAATCGACATTGTCGTGGTGCCGGAGGTGCTGATAACGGTCTGTGACCATGGCGCCCCGCTTGTTCCAGCGACGCCGGCCGACGATATGCACCGTGTCTGCGGCGAACGCGTTGGCGCTGCGGACGATCGAGCCGATGTTCATGTCGTGCTGCCAGTTCTCGATGGCGACATGGAACGGGTGGCGGCGCTGGTCAAGATCCGCCACGATCGCCTCCATCCGCCAGTAGCGGTAGCGGTCGATCACATTGCGGGTGTCTCCGGTCCGGAGGAGTTCGGGGTCGAAGACGGGGTCCGCGGGCCAGGGGCCGGGCCAGGGGCCGACACCGTGCGCGGTGAGTTCGGGGCTGGGGGTCGCCTGCCCCGGCGCTGCGTGCTCCGAGTTGTCCACCGGTCAAGGGTATCCGCGCTGGACGGCCGCTCACCCCGGCGGCGTTCCCGGAAAGCCCGGACCTGCGGAAAACCCCGCGGCACTGCGCGGGGCAATATGCTGGGTCCATCGGATCTCCATCGAAAGGGGTGCCCGTGACGCGGCGCGACGAGATCGAATGCTGGCTCACTGACATGGACGGCGTGCTTGTCCACGAGAACAAGGCGCTGCCCGGCGCCCCGGCGCTGATTCAGCAGTGGCGGGATCAGGGCACACCGTTCCTGGTGCTCACCAACAACTCGATCTACACCCCGCGCGATCTCGCCGCCCGGCTCCGCGCGTCCGGCCTGGACGTCCCCGAGGAATCCATCTGGACCTCCGCTCTGGCGACCGCCGACTTCCTCCGCCAGCAGAATCCCGGCGGGAGCGTCTACGTCATCGGCGAGGCCGGTCTGACCACGGCGCTGCACGAGGCCGGATTCATCATGACGGAGACGAATCCGGACTACGTGGTCGTCGGCGAGACGCGCAGTTACTCGTTCGACGCCATTACCAAAGCCATCCGCCTCATCGGCAAAGGCGCACGGTTCATCGCGACCAACCCGGACGCGACCGGGCCGAGCGCCGAGGGCCCACTGCCCGCCACCGGCGCGGTCACCGCGATGATCACCAAAGCGACCGGGATGAAACCCTACGTCATCGGCAAGCCCAACCCGATGATGTTCCGCTCCGCACTCAACCGGATCGGCGCGCACTCGGAGAACACCGCGATGATCGGCGACCGGATGGACACCGACGTCGTCGCGGGCATTGAGGCCGGACTCCACACCATCCTGGTGCTCACCGGCATCAGCGACCAAGCGGAGATCGACCTCTATCCGTTCCGCCCGGACGAGATTCTCCCGGGTGTGGACGCCCTCGTCGCACGCGAACCGGTCGAGTCCGAGTTCTGACGCACCACAAGAAAGCAGCACCGCCATGCGGGATGTGACACCCGAGTCGCTCACCCTCGTCCGGATGGCCGTGCGCGAAGCCGCACGGGACGCGTGGAACGCTCTCCGCACCGCGCATCCAGACGACAGCTTCTACTACTTCGGCCTTTGGACGACCCCGCTGGCGCACCGGCCCGCCCCGACGGCCGCCTCGATCGAGGGCCTCGACCGCGCGGTGGCAGAACTGCGCGCGGACGGGGTGGAGCGCCGGCACGACGAGCTGCGCTGGTCGGTCAACGACTCCCCGTATGTACGGCGATGAGCGCTTCCATACGGTGGCCGCACTGTTCGAGGAGTTCGGCTCGCCGTTCGACCGTCCGCCCGCGACCGGCGAGGCCCTCCTCGGCTGCCTCCGCGGAGCGCTCTCCGACCTGGACGCCGAGGGGTGCTTCGGCAGCGGTAAGCAGCGGAACGCCGTGGTGGTCAACCTTAGCTTCCCCGGCGCGGACACTCCCGGCGAGCTGATCGCCCAGGCCCGATCGCTCAACCCCGCGAGCGCACTGGCCCGCTACGAACACGACCTCGGCGGGCGCTGACCGGCCGGGGTCAGCCCGTCGGTCCGGGGCCTGCGACCGACGAGGTCAGCGGCTGCCCGCTGGACCGGCTGGCGAAGCAGTAGTAGGAGCGCTGCCCGGACGCCCACTGGGCCTCGGCGGCCGGGAAGGCGCCCTGAACCTGCAGGTCCGGATAGGAACCCGCCGCCGCGAGGTCGATCACACCCGGCGCCGTGCAAAGCGCATTGATCTGCCCCGCGATCGTGTCGGCTCCCGGGTAGTGCGCGGCGGGGTCGGTTGAAAGGAGGTTGGTGTACAGCAGCTGTGCGGCGTGCGGCGCCGCACAATCCACCACAGTGAAGGTGTCGGCCCAGGGACCGGTGTACGGTTCGATGCACTCGCCGCCGCCGAGAGAATGCCACGGATGCACCCCGGCTCCGGCAGCGGCAGCCACCTTCGGGGTGACGGTCGGTGCTGGCGTCACCGCCGGCACGTCTCCGGTGGGCGGTTGCTTCGCAGACGGAGCGCCGAGCAGCGACGGGATGGCCATCCCGAGCGCGAACAGACCGACGAGCAGGAGGCCGACCGCCAGCGCCCCGGCTGCCCGGAGGAGCGAGCGGGTCTGCCTGCTCGCGGGCGAACGCGGGGGCGAAGGAGAGGTGGGGGCGGCTGGCGCGACATCGGAGCCCTCGGACGGAGCGGCCGGGACAGGCGAGGGGGTCCCGATCGGCGGGGCCGCGGAAGACGCTGCGGCCTCCGGTGCGCAGGCAGCGTTCAGTCTGGCCGTCTCAGCGAGATCGTCCCACGGCTCCAAAGGGGTGGTGAGCGCCTCGAACGGAACCGTCTCCGTCGGCGCAGTGAGCTGCGGTCCTTCCAGAGCTGCGGCCTCCAGCGTCGGGAAAAGGAGGCTACCGCCTGTGGACGCGCGCCGAGGGGCGATGGCCGGATCGGCTTCCGTCCACGGCTGCGCCGCGAGGGCGCCGGGTTCTTCCTCGACGGGAGGGCCAAAGAGCAGCGCGAGGCCGTCATCCGCGTTGTCGCGCTCGGTCTGGTCCGGCTCCGGCGGCCCAGAAAGGCTCTCGTCGCCGGGAACCGCAACCGCTGCGTCCGTGGGACGGAACCCGTCGAACGGGCTCGTCGCCGGCGACAGCAGCCCCCCGAGCGTCGCATCCACCTTCTCCGCGAGCGGCGCCTCCGGCTCTTCGCGCGACCCGGCCGCGGGTTCTGGTTCGCGCCCCGCCGATGGGCGAGGCCTGGTCAGGGACACGAAGAGGTCCGACGGCTCGAAACCAGCAGCCGATGACACCGCGGGAGCCGCCTCCGGAACCGCGCGAGGCTGCGTCTCCGCGGAGACCTGGCCGGCAGCCTCCTCACTCTCCGCCGCGTCCTCGGAAAGCCGCAGATTCCACGCGAACCCGGCCTCAGCCGGCTCCTCCGCCGGTTCCGCCTCGGGTTCCTTAAGAAGGTCTTCGAAGCCGGGGGCGACGAGCGCGGGCGACGCAATCGGCTCCTCAGCGGCATCCGGTCCGACCGGCGCGGTGGGTCCGACCGGCACGGTGGGCTCAACCGGCGCACCCGGCATTTCCTCGACCGCACCCGGAGCGTCCACCGTCGACTCCCCCAGCGGCGGCGTGGCGGCACGCCGCCGCTGGGCGACACCCCGGAGCTCAGCGATATCACGCTGCGCACTGGCACCCCGCAACACGGCAGCACCCGGCGCGGCCTCCTCGCCCGTGTCGCGTCCAGCTGCCCCGGCTCGCGGCGGACTCGGCGTATCCGCCCGGCGTCCACCGGTCAGCTGCGCGAGCAACCACTCCGAACTCCCGAACTCGGGCGCGGCGGGCACACCCGCCTCGCTCTCCGGCTCCTCTCCGGTGTGCGGACGCTCGGGGTCGCGATGGTCGGTCACTCGAGCCCCAGCTCTTTCAGGCCGATGGCAGCGTAGTAGGGGTAGCCCGCGGCTTCGATGGCCTCGCGGGCGCCGGTGTCGCGGTCGACCACGACGCCGACGGCGGCGATCTCAGCACCGGCTCTCTTCAGGGCTTCGATCGCTGTGAGAGGGGAACCTCCGGTGGTGGAGGTGTCTTCGAGCACGATGACACGTTTGCCGGCGAGATCCGGGCCCTCGACCTGCTTGCCGCGGCCGTGGTCTTTGGGCTCCTTGCGCACGACGAAGGCGTCGTAGGACAGCCCGCGCGCAGCGCCCTGGTGCAGGATGGCGGCGGCGACGGGATCGGCCCCCATCGTCATCCCGCCCACCGCGACGACATCCGGGACGCCGGCGATCACCTCGAGCATAACCTGGCCGATCAGCGGTGCGACGCGGTGATCGAGGCTGACCTTGCGCAGATCGACGTAGTAGCTGGCCTTTTTGCCGCTGGTCAGCGCGAAGTCGCCGCGGAAGACGGCTTCGGCTGAGATGTAGTCGATGAGCTGCTGTCGTGGGTCGGTCACACCTGCGATTCTATGGGGCGAACGCAGCCGCATGCAGGGGGTTCGAACGCATCCGGCGCAGGATGCGCCCGGGAGTGAGGAGGACGTCAGCGCTCCCCGCTACGATCAAGGCATGCGTGTCGCCACCTGGAACGTGAATTCCATCCGCACCCGAGTCGCCCGGGTGGTGGACTGGATGGTCCGGGAGGACGTGGATGCGCTGGCCATGCAGGAGATCAAGTGCAAACCCGAGCAGTTCCCGTACGAGGCGTTCGAGAAGGCCGGATACGAGGTCGTGCTGCACGGGCTGAACCAGTGGAACGGGGTGGCGATCGCGTCCCGGCTGCCGATCGACGAGGCCGAGATCGGGTTCCCGGACATGCCCGGCTTTCTGAAGGGCCACGACGGTCCCGGCCTGCCCACGGAGGCGCGCGCGATCGGGGCGACGGTGGAGGGCGTGCGGCTGTGGAGCCTGTACGTCCCGAACGGCCGGGCGCTCGACGACCCGCACTACACCTACAAGCTCGACTGGCTGGCGGCGCTCCTCACGAACGCGCGCAGCTGGCTGGCGGAGGACCCCGAGCTACCGCTCGCGCTCATGGGCGACTGGAACGTCGCCCCCCTGGACTCCGATGTCGGCGACCCGAGCCTGATCCCGGGCGTCTCGACGCACATCTCCCCACCGGAGCGCGCCGCGTTCGCCGCGTTCGAGCAGGCCGGACTGATCGATGTGGTGCGCCCGATCGTTCCCGAGGGGTACACCTACTGGGACTACAAGCAATTGCGTTTCCCGCGCAACGAAGGCATGCGGATCGACTTCGTCCTCGGATCGCGGGCGTTCGCCGACCGGGTCGTGGACGCCAGCATCCACCGCGCTGAGCGCAAGGGCGACGCGCCGAGCGATCACGTCCCCGTGCTGGTCGAGCTCGCGGACGGCCGCCCGGAAGACGCGGACGACCGGCCGATGTTCCGCTGAGAGAGGAGCGTTCCCGGCCCCCGGCGGCCACCCGGGAGAGGACGGGCGGGAGAACGCTCTGTTCGCTCATGCCGTCGAGCAGACGGCTGGCTGGCCATCGTCATGGTTCTGCTCGGAGACCTCGTCGGCAGCCCGCGCCGGTGGTGACACAACTCTGGGCGCGGGTTAAACCACGATGCCGGGCGGCATGGACGCTAGGTTTCCACACTGCCCGTCGTACGCTCAGGGCTATCGTCGGCGGGCTTTTCGGGTTCCCCCTGACGACTCTTGAAGACTACCGGATTTGTCGGTCAAATGGAGGACATTTTTGTACCCCGGCCTACCCCCAATTCGGGGTACATACGAAATGTTCATCAGCCTCTGGTCGTGTCACCGCCCGAGTTCGCGGACAAGCGCGGCCACGAAGTCGTCGATGTCCTGCTCGGTGGTGTCGAAGGAGCACATCCAGCGCACCTCGTTCCGTGCCGCATCCCAGTCGTAGAACCGGAAGCGCTCGCGCAGGCGGTCGGCGACCCCGTCCGGAAGCGTCGCGAACACGCCATTCGCCTGGGTTTTCTGGCTGAAGCCGATGCCCTGAACGCTCCCGTCCGCGATGCCCGCCTCCAGCGCGCCGCGCAGCCGGGCCGCCATCGCGTTCGCGTGGGAAGCGGAGCGCAGGTGCAGATCGTCCGTCAGGAGGGCGATCAGCTGGGCCGAGATGAACCGCATCTTCGACGCCAGCTGCATGTTCAGCTTGCGCAGGTAGAGCAGCCCTTCGGAGGCGTCCGGGTTCAGCACGACGACGGCCTCACCGTAGAGCATCCCGTTCTTGGTCCCCCCGAAGCTCAGATCGACGCCCGCCGTCAGCGCCGCCGCGGCCGCCGCAGCCGGCGACCCCAGCTGCGCGATCAGCCGGTCCACCGCCTTGCCGTCTGCCATCACGACCCCGTCGAAGCCCCACTCTCCGCGCAGTGTGCCGGTGAGCAGACCCGCATCCGCGCAACACGGCACACCGTCGATGTCCTTGTACGCCGCCATCAGCCCGAGCGCACCGGCCTCCACCCCCGCGCGCGCCGCTGGCAGGTGCAGTTCGCGCAGCTCCCGGCGGCCGATCGGCGCGGACTGGCCGTTCCGGCCGCCCATGCCGTCGCCCTGGGCCGCGAAGTGTTTGAGCACCACGCCGACCCCGCTGCCGTCGGCGAGCCGGGTGCGAGCGTTGCCCTGCATCCCGAGCACCACCGCCTCGGTCAGCGCCGCCGCCAGCGCGGGGCTCTCGCCGAAGCACTCCTCGCTGCGGCCCCAGCGCGGGTCGCGCAGCAGGTCCAGCGTGGACACCAACGCCAGGTGTACACCGTCCGCGCGCAGGAGGCCGGAGACCGTGGAGGCCGCCGCGCGCACCAGATCCGGCCGCCAGGCTGCGGCGCTCGCCAGGTTCACCGGCAGCAGCGGCGCACCGAGCGCCTGGTGGCCGTGCGGCGCCTCCTCGACCAGCAACGCGCCCGTGCCGTGCGGGGAGACCGCGCGCACGGCATCCTGGACCAGCCCGGCTACGTGTGCCCTGTCCTCGGGCGGGACACCGTTCTCCCAGCCGCGTCCCGACCAGGATCCGCGCGGAAGAGTCCGTACAGCGCACCGAGCCCCGACCAACGCTCCAGCTCCGCGTGCAAAGTGTCGGTGAGTTCGTAGCCGCCGGGCGTGCGGCGCACGCACTCCCAGCCGTAGAGGCGCTGGTTCAGCTGCCCGATCTTCTCGCGCGTGCTCAGCGCGGCCAGCAGGTCATCGGCTGCGGTCATAGAAGAAGTGGTTCCTCCCGATCAGGACCGGCCACCGGAGCCGGTCGGGTTCGACGGCCGCGGCCGTGCGGCGCAGAAAGGTGTGCCTCTCGCCGGGCAGGAGGGTGACCAGGGCGCTGTCGACCGTCGCCGCCGGGGCGAGCCGGTCGGCCAGCAGGCAGAGGTCGCCGACAGCGGTCCGGGCGGTCACGGCGACCGCGGCGAGGAG
Above is a genomic segment from Leifsonia xyli subsp. xyli str. CTCB07 containing:
- a CDS encoding exodeoxyribonuclease III translates to MRVATWNVNSIRTRVARVVDWMVREDVDALAMQEIKCKPEQFPYEAFEKAGYEVVLHGLNQWNGVAIASRLPIDEAEIGFPDMPGFLKGHDGPGLPTEARAIGATVEGVRLWSLYVPNGRALDDPHYTYKLDWLAALLTNARSWLAEDPELPLALMGDWNVAPLDSDVGDPSLIPGVSTHISPPERAAFAAFEQAGLIDVVRPIVPEGYTYWDYKQLRFPRNEGMRIDFVLGSRAFADRVVDASIHRAERKGDAPSDHVPVLVELADGRPEDADDRPMFR
- a CDS encoding glycoside hydrolase family 3 N-terminal domain-containing protein, producing the protein MRAVSPHGTGALLVEEAPHGHQALGAPLLPVNLASAAAWRPDLVRAAASTVSGLLRADGVHLALVSTLDLLRDPRWGRSEECFGESPALAAALTEAVVLGMQGNARTRLADGSGVGVVLKHFAAQGDGMGGRNGQSAPIGRRELRELHLPAARAGVEAGALGLMAAYKDIDGVPCCADAGLLTGTLRGEWGFDGVVMADGKAVDRLIAQLGSPAAAAAAALTAGVDLSFGGTKNGMLYGEAVVVLNPDASEGLLYLRKLNMQLASKMRFISAQLIALLTDDLHLRSASHANAMAARLRGALEAGIADGSVQGIGFSQKTQANGVFATLPDGVADRLRERFRFYDWDAARNEVRWMCSFDTTEQDIDDFVAALVRELGR